One Bacillus amyloliquefaciens DSM 7 = ATCC 23350 DNA window includes the following coding sequences:
- a CDS encoding acyltransferase family protein, with protein sequence MTKSRDSYFDNAKFILIFLVVFGHILRSFINGNEFMLHLYKFIYTFHMPAFILVSGYFAKNFKRKGYVKKLAVKLIIPYLIFQGIYSVFYYLIQDESMTSVNPIDPQWSLWFLVSLFFWNLLLYPFTKLPKMWALGASCGLAVMIGYLDFISSTLSLSRTFVFLPMFLVGFYLKKQHFDLLRAKRGRQIAAGVLGIVFLLCWCIDFDYSWLFGSEPYSTFGTVTLLSGLSRIGWYVLAFAATFSFLALVPQKRYFFTKWGTRTFYVYLLHGFIIKTLRQIGLEDHLSDYQNLVMLLILTAALTSILSSNAVKTAAQPFIELRITGWLEAVKGTRNGVYSK encoded by the coding sequence ATGACAAAATCGCGAGACAGTTACTTTGACAACGCCAAGTTTATCTTGATTTTTCTGGTGGTGTTCGGCCACATTCTCCGGTCTTTTATTAACGGAAATGAGTTTATGCTTCATCTCTACAAATTCATTTATACTTTTCATATGCCGGCCTTTATCCTGGTTTCCGGCTATTTCGCTAAAAACTTTAAGCGGAAAGGTTATGTGAAAAAGCTGGCTGTGAAGCTGATTATTCCGTACCTGATTTTTCAGGGCATCTACTCGGTTTTTTACTACTTGATTCAGGATGAAAGCATGACAAGCGTCAATCCGATTGATCCGCAGTGGTCTCTCTGGTTTTTAGTCAGCTTATTCTTTTGGAATCTGCTGCTGTACCCTTTTACGAAGCTGCCAAAAATGTGGGCGCTTGGAGCGAGCTGCGGGCTTGCCGTTATGATCGGGTATCTGGATTTCATCAGCAGCACGCTGAGTCTCTCACGAACGTTTGTCTTTCTTCCGATGTTTCTCGTCGGGTTCTATTTGAAAAAACAGCACTTTGATTTACTGCGTGCCAAAAGAGGCAGGCAGATTGCCGCCGGCGTACTCGGGATTGTTTTCCTCTTATGCTGGTGCATTGATTTTGATTACTCGTGGCTGTTCGGGTCGGAGCCTTATTCCACATTCGGCACAGTGACGCTGTTGAGCGGTCTGTCGCGCATCGGCTGGTATGTATTGGCCTTTGCCGCCACATTCAGCTTTTTGGCGCTCGTTCCGCAAAAGCGTTATTTCTTTACGAAGTGGGGTACGAGGACGTTTTACGTGTATCTGCTGCATGGATTCATCATAAAAACGCTGCGCCAGATCGGGCTTGAAGATCACCTGTCTGATTACCAGAATTTAGTCATGCTCTTGATTTTAACGGCCGCTCTTACTTCCATTCTCTCCAGCAATGCGGTGAAAACGGCCGCACAGCCGTTTATTGAACTGCGGATAACCGGCTGGCTTGAAGCGGTGAAAGGAACAAGAAACGGTGTTTATTCGAAATAA
- a CDS encoding PAS domain-containing sensor histidine kinase, translated as MAETLDLQTKESLKEQLKRMKEENDRLKSDLHRYHVIMNNTLDAIFICHKEMKIVQANEAAARMMQIEAESLINRSVLDFLYSVPQEELNKAVKKFLKKGHLWKEVPIKLDSGATKYIEFLAKDGIGEDYFFVVMRDISSKKILEREFSMNEQLFKDLFDRAVDGIVLFDKDGGFIDANLSFCKSFEIGQNELSHLSLRHFTEGENNKHLKEIWDTLGKKGKAKGELPVKLRSGEEKLFEFTITSNLISGFYMSIMRDITEKRSMELKLFKSEERFREIFENAMDAIVIWSDDGRIAKANESACRIFELPMDKLVERNLCSFIVDPQKKYKQIKKKYEKYGEIREEMLFQMANGQYKELEFTSKRTILEGQHLTILRNVSDRKRMEKELRESELKFRKVFNGSMDGKVLFDNQFRIIDANPLASRILGMPDEELRAYTVPDILSLFDIENAGVPARKIDLEGMDNEIPFLLSSSDSRKLEFSFKRNIIQNMNLAIFKDVTEAKELEERLRKSDTLHVVGELAAGIAHEIRNPMTALKGFIQLLQGSIEGEHSLYFNVITSELKRIESIITEFLILAKPQAILYEEKDVTQIMKDTADLLNAQANLVNVQIHLNLTGNIPPIYCEPNQLKQVFINILKNAIEVMPGGGNFYVTIQPSDKDHILISLQDEGTGMSEDKLKRLGEPFYTTKDRGTGLGLMVSYKIIEEHQGRIHVESEEGKGTVFHLTLPIRQNTEERRSGE; from the coding sequence ATGGCTGAAACTCTGGATTTGCAAACAAAGGAGTCGCTGAAAGAGCAGCTGAAGCGGATGAAGGAGGAAAATGACCGCCTGAAGAGTGATTTGCATCGGTATCATGTGATTATGAATAACACGCTTGATGCCATTTTTATATGCCATAAGGAAATGAAAATCGTCCAGGCGAACGAGGCTGCCGCCCGGATGATGCAGATTGAGGCAGAGAGCCTCATAAACCGCTCCGTCCTGGACTTTTTATATTCTGTGCCTCAGGAAGAACTGAATAAGGCCGTGAAAAAATTTTTGAAAAAGGGCCATCTGTGGAAAGAGGTGCCGATTAAGCTTGACAGCGGCGCGACGAAATACATTGAATTCCTCGCCAAAGACGGAATTGGGGAGGATTATTTTTTTGTGGTGATGAGGGATATCTCCTCTAAAAAAATACTAGAGCGTGAATTTTCCATGAACGAGCAGCTGTTTAAAGATCTGTTTGACAGAGCTGTCGATGGCATCGTCCTGTTTGACAAGGACGGCGGGTTTATTGATGCGAACCTCTCTTTTTGCAAAAGCTTTGAGATCGGTCAGAATGAACTGTCCCATCTGTCGCTCCGCCATTTTACAGAAGGAGAAAACAACAAGCACCTGAAAGAAATCTGGGACACCCTCGGCAAAAAAGGAAAAGCTAAAGGAGAGCTGCCGGTCAAGCTCCGGTCCGGCGAGGAGAAGCTGTTTGAATTTACGATTACGTCCAACTTGATCAGCGGGTTTTACATGTCCATTATGAGGGACATAACGGAGAAACGGTCGATGGAATTGAAACTCTTTAAAAGCGAAGAGCGTTTCCGCGAAATCTTTGAAAACGCTATGGACGCGATTGTCATTTGGTCTGATGACGGAAGGATTGCCAAAGCAAACGAGTCGGCGTGCCGTATTTTTGAACTGCCGATGGATAAGCTGGTGGAACGGAATTTATGTTCGTTTATCGTTGATCCGCAGAAAAAATACAAACAGATTAAGAAAAAATATGAAAAATACGGGGAAATCCGTGAAGAGATGCTGTTTCAGATGGCAAACGGCCAATATAAAGAGCTTGAATTCACATCAAAACGAACCATACTTGAAGGTCAGCATTTAACCATTTTAAGAAATGTCAGCGATCGAAAGCGGATGGAAAAAGAATTGAGGGAAAGCGAGCTGAAATTCAGAAAAGTATTCAACGGCTCAATGGACGGCAAAGTCTTGTTTGACAACCAATTCCGCATTATTGACGCAAACCCTCTCGCAAGCCGTATCCTCGGCATGCCGGATGAGGAGCTGAGAGCGTACACCGTTCCGGATATTCTTTCATTATTTGATATTGAAAACGCGGGTGTGCCCGCCAGAAAGATTGATTTAGAAGGAATGGATAATGAAATCCCCTTCCTGTTAAGCAGCAGTGACAGCCGCAAACTGGAATTCTCCTTCAAAAGGAATATCATTCAAAATATGAATCTGGCCATTTTTAAAGATGTCACCGAGGCCAAAGAGCTTGAGGAGCGGCTGCGGAAATCAGACACTCTTCACGTCGTAGGTGAGCTTGCGGCCGGCATCGCCCACGAAATCAGAAATCCGATGACGGCGCTGAAAGGGTTCATTCAGCTTTTGCAAGGAAGCATTGAAGGAGAACATTCCCTGTACTTTAACGTCATTACCTCAGAATTAAAACGCATCGAGTCTATCATCACTGAATTTTTAATTTTAGCGAAACCTCAGGCGATATTATATGAAGAAAAAGACGTGACGCAGATTATGAAAGACACGGCCGATCTCTTGAATGCCCAAGCCAATCTTGTCAATGTGCAGATCCATTTGAACCTGACCGGAAACATCCCGCCGATTTACTGTGAGCCGAATCAATTAAAACAGGTGTTTATCAATATTTTAAAAAACGCCATTGAAGTCATGCCGGGCGGCGGCAATTTCTACGTGACCATTCAGCCTTCTGATAAAGACCATATTCTGATTTCTCTTCAAGATGAAGGAACAGGCATGTCCGAAGACAAATTAAAACGTCTTGGCGAACCATTTTACACGACAAAAGACAGGGGAACGGGGCTCGGTCTGATGGTCAGCTATAAAATCATCGAAGAGCACCAGGGCCGCATTCATGTGGAGAGTGAAGAAGGGAAGGGCACCGTCTTTCATTTGACGCTTCCGATCCGGCAGAATACTGAAGAAAGAAGGAGCGGCGAATGA
- a CDS encoding methylated-DNA--[protein]-cysteine S-methyltransferase has protein sequence MICFTSVKAPFGTVIITEEEGFITGLFLNGEDFEKWRKDTPGVKSCETALLSEAKQQLTSYFSGERRHFSLPLRQKGTAFQEKVWNALTVIPYGESRSYGDIAEMIGKPKAVRAIGQANKRNRLPILIPCHRVIGKNSALTGYAGTQTDVKAVLLNIEQISYKEK, from the coding sequence ATGATCTGTTTTACAAGTGTGAAGGCACCTTTTGGAACCGTCATCATAACAGAGGAAGAGGGCTTTATTACCGGCCTGTTTCTCAACGGGGAAGATTTTGAGAAATGGCGGAAAGATACGCCCGGCGTGAAATCGTGTGAAACCGCTTTGCTATCTGAGGCGAAACAGCAGCTGACCTCTTATTTTTCCGGAGAAAGAAGGCATTTCTCTCTGCCTCTGAGACAAAAAGGGACAGCTTTTCAGGAAAAGGTATGGAACGCGCTGACGGTGATTCCATACGGCGAATCCCGGAGCTACGGTGATATAGCCGAAATGATCGGCAAACCGAAAGCGGTGCGCGCCATCGGACAAGCCAATAAACGCAACAGGCTGCCGATTTTGATTCCGTGCCATCGGGTAATCGGCAAAAACAGCGCCTTAACGGGTTACGCGGGCACCCAGACGGATGTAAAAGCGGTGCTGCTGAACATCGAACAAATATCCTATAAAGAAAAATAA
- the mtnA gene encoding S-methyl-5-thioribose-1-phosphate isomerase, whose translation MTNEFAIPRSVEWKETYIRILNQQKLPDVTEYVDLETKEDVFDAIITLKVRGAPAIGITAAFGLALSAKSFEVRDLSDFRRQLADVKAYLNSSRPTAVNLAWALDRLTDSIRDATSINEAKTTLVHEAIQIQIEDEETCRMIGQNALQLFKKGDKIMTICNAGSIATSRYGTALAPFYLAKQKDLGLHIYACETRPVLQGSRLTAWELMQGGIDVTLITDSMAAHTMKEKHISAVIVGADRIAKNGDTANKIGTYGLAILANAFQIPFFVAAPLSSFDLQIENGDQIPIEERDPDEVRQISGIRTAPEDVPVFNPAFDITPSSLISGIITEKGIVTDSYTEEIEQLFADCQLS comes from the coding sequence ATGACCAATGAATTTGCCATCCCCCGTTCTGTGGAATGGAAAGAAACATACATCCGCATTTTAAATCAGCAAAAGCTCCCTGACGTTACTGAATATGTGGATCTTGAAACAAAGGAAGATGTATTCGACGCGATTATCACACTGAAAGTAAGGGGCGCTCCGGCCATCGGTATAACGGCGGCGTTCGGACTCGCGCTCTCTGCCAAATCGTTTGAAGTCCGCGATCTTTCTGATTTCCGCCGTCAGCTCGCGGATGTCAAAGCGTATTTAAACAGCTCGAGACCGACTGCCGTCAACCTCGCGTGGGCGCTTGACAGACTGACGGACTCCATCAGAGATGCGACCTCAATCAATGAAGCGAAGACAACGCTCGTTCATGAAGCCATTCAGATTCAGATTGAGGATGAAGAAACATGCCGGATGATCGGCCAAAATGCTCTGCAACTTTTTAAAAAAGGCGATAAGATCATGACTATCTGCAATGCAGGTTCAATTGCCACAAGCAGGTACGGTACGGCGCTTGCCCCCTTTTACTTAGCGAAACAAAAAGACCTCGGTCTTCATATTTACGCTTGTGAAACAAGGCCCGTTCTCCAGGGGTCCCGGCTGACGGCGTGGGAGCTGATGCAGGGCGGGATTGATGTCACGCTCATTACTGACAGCATGGCCGCCCACACAATGAAGGAAAAGCACATTTCAGCGGTCATTGTCGGCGCTGACAGAATTGCTAAAAACGGGGATACGGCCAACAAGATCGGAACGTATGGCCTCGCTATTTTGGCAAACGCCTTTCAAATTCCGTTTTTTGTGGCCGCACCGCTTTCGTCTTTTGACTTACAGATTGAAAACGGCGATCAGATTCCTATTGAAGAAAGAGATCCGGATGAAGTCAGACAGATCTCCGGCATACGCACCGCTCCTGAAGATGTGCCGGTCTTCAATCCTGCCTTCGATATTACACCGAGCAGCCTGATTTCAGGCATTATAACCGAGAAAGGCATCGTGACTGATTCTTACACGGAAGAAATTGAACAATTATTTGCAGACTGCCAGCTGAGCTGA
- the mtnK gene encoding S-methyl-5-thioribose kinase: protein MSATKTSLYEQLTESSAAALAVKLGLFQSKSTLTCREIGDGNLNYVFHVYDKENKKGLIIKQAIPYAKVVGESWPLTIDRARIESSALIRQGEHVPHLVPAVYYSDTEMAVTVMEDLSHLKISRKGLLEGKHYPNLSAHIGEFLGKTLFYSSAYALDAKVKQQLAKQFTNPELCNITERLVFTEPFLDHETNDFEEELRPYAEKIWNNSRLKEGADELKAIFLNSAETLIHGDLHTGSIFADEHETKVIDPEFAFFGPIGFDIGQFIANLLLNALSRDGDDRQPLYDHTAAVWDTFVKTFSEAWEKDSLPSCRHLLEDTLKNTFEEAVGFAGCELIRRTIGLAHVADLDELTPFDKRIERKKLALEIGACYIENRKELKDITEVLEQFKLRVKE, encoded by the coding sequence ATGTCTGCAACTAAAACAAGTCTTTATGAACAATTAACAGAAAGCTCCGCCGCCGCGCTAGCCGTGAAGCTCGGCTTGTTCCAAAGCAAAAGCACCCTGACATGCCGTGAAATCGGCGACGGCAATTTGAATTACGTCTTTCATGTGTACGATAAAGAAAACAAAAAGGGACTGATTATCAAGCAGGCGATTCCTTACGCCAAAGTCGTCGGTGAAAGCTGGCCGCTTACGATCGATCGGGCGAGAATCGAAAGCAGCGCCCTCATCCGCCAGGGCGAGCATGTGCCGCACCTCGTTCCGGCCGTTTACTATTCCGATACTGAAATGGCCGTCACGGTAATGGAAGACCTCTCGCATTTAAAGATCTCAAGAAAAGGGCTGCTGGAAGGAAAACATTATCCGAACTTATCGGCCCATATCGGTGAATTTTTAGGAAAAACGCTGTTTTACTCATCCGCTTATGCGCTTGATGCGAAAGTAAAGCAGCAGCTCGCAAAGCAGTTTACAAATCCTGAGCTTTGCAATATCACAGAAAGACTTGTGTTTACAGAACCGTTTCTCGATCATGAAACAAATGATTTCGAAGAGGAGCTGCGCCCATACGCAGAAAAAATTTGGAACAATTCCCGGCTGAAAGAAGGCGCCGATGAATTGAAAGCCATCTTTCTGAATTCAGCGGAAACATTGATTCACGGCGATCTGCACACGGGAAGCATCTTCGCTGATGAACATGAAACAAAAGTCATTGATCCCGAATTTGCTTTCTTCGGACCGATCGGCTTTGACATCGGCCAATTTATCGCCAACCTGCTGTTAAACGCCCTCAGCCGGGACGGTGACGACAGACAGCCGTTATATGACCATACTGCCGCCGTATGGGACACATTTGTGAAAACATTCAGTGAAGCTTGGGAGAAAGACAGCTTGCCTTCCTGCAGACATCTGCTGGAAGATACACTGAAAAACACGTTTGAGGAAGCGGTCGGTTTTGCGGGATGCGAATTGATTCGGCGCACGATCGGACTCGCCCATGTAGCTGACTTAGATGAACTCACTCCGTTTGACAAACGAATTGAACGGAAAAAGCTGGCGCTTGAAATCGGCGCCTGTTATATCGAAAACAGAAAAGAACTGAAGGATATCACTGAGGTTCTGGAACAATTTAAGCTCCGTGTAAAGGAATGA